From Methylophaga thalassica:
TTGCAAACCCGTCACTGTTCCCTATCTGGCCAGTATTTGATGCTGAACGTGCACTGGAGCTGTTTATTGTGTCTATGGCGATTGTTCTGGCACCAAAACTGTTTGGCTGGTTTGCTGCTTTGGTGAATTGGCGCCGTTGCAGACAATTTGGCGGACCAATTTTATTAACCCTGAGTACGCTTTTTGAAACGTTAATGTCGGCACTCTATGCGCCTATTCTAATGGTTGCTCAGTTTGGTGTTGTCTGTCATATCCTTATGGGCAAAGACAGTGGCTGGAACCCTCAGTCGCGAGATGATGGTGCCCTGAGTTTAGGACAAGTTACCCGTGCCCACCGGGGCCATACCTTGTTTGGTTTTATCCTGGCAGGTATTTCTTACGGCTTAAGCATCGAAATGTTTTATTGGCTGTTACCCATATCCGGTGGACTGATGCTGTCTATTCCTCTTTCATGGTTAAGTGGAGGAGCAAAACGGGCGAGACCCTTTACGATTTTCGGCTTCCTAAGGGCACCAGAAGAAAAACGTCCTAGCGCCATTGTCAAAAGCCTACTTGAACAGATTAACAACACGCCTAAACAAGAGCCTATTGATACTCCGCTTATTTGTCTGGATCAACATGCCGGACTCTGTAAATGGCATCTGGCTCAGTTGCCGTTAATTGATGCGCCGAAGCCTGACGAATTCCATGCACCGACAGTAACGGCCGAATGGAAAATTCGACATGCCTCCTCTCTGCAACAACTGGAAAAGACATTAGAACCCGTTGAGTTGATTGCCTTACTCTCACAAGAGTCAGCCGTGAAACAACTCAAAACACATGGCCTGGTCAAACATCATGACTAAACCTACAAGCTAGTGGTTAGCCTTCTATGACAACACTTTTACATATATCCGACTTACACTTTGGACGTATTCTGACTGATGTTTTAGAAGGCTTAAAACGTAGTATTCGTGTCTTAGCACCCGAGATGATTATCATTAGTGGTGATCTGACCCAGCGTGCAACAGCCAAAGAATATCAGCAAGCCGCTGAATTTCTTAGCTCACTCAATACACCTTATTTTATCGTTCCCGGCAATCATGATCTCAGTACATTCCGAGTTGTCGAGCGGTTTATCTGTCCATGGCGTAATTGGAAAAAGTGGATTCAGTCTGATTTAGAGCCCCAGTTTTCAACAGAAGACTATCAGCTTATGGGTATTAACACTGCCAGAAAAGCCGGTTTTTATATGGATTGGTCCAGAGGGCGAATCAGTCCTTCACAAATACAACAAATTACACAGCAGATGAGTCATGCACCGCAGCAACAACTTCAACTGCTTGTGGCACACCACCCTTTCTGGCTACCTCCGCAATATGAAGCCAGGCATCTCATCGGCGGTCGC
This genomic window contains:
- a CDS encoding metallophosphoesterase family protein, translating into MTTLLHISDLHFGRILTDVLEGLKRSIRVLAPEMIIISGDLTQRATAKEYQQAAEFLSSLNTPYFIVPGNHDLSTFRVVERFICPWRNWKKWIQSDLEPQFSTEDYQLMGINTARKAGFYMDWSRGRISPSQIQQITQQMSHAPQQQLQLLVAHHPFWLPPQYEARHLIGGRVEALASFKGRGLDLILSGHVHIDYCHVLDGMIISHAGTTTSDRLLPDTPNSFNVIQGDKNRLTITRHHWQQGEFQLSQSQTFQRKNGQWHEA